The following are encoded together in the Acetobacter vaccinii genome:
- a CDS encoding zinc ribbon domain-containing protein YjdM: MTTNTPACPQCSLEETHLEGGQYVCDTCGYEWPADAVETPAEDDSVRDANGVALADGDTVVLVKDLKVKGSSTTLKVGTKIKNIRLRGGDHAVEAGGYMLKADFLRKA; the protein is encoded by the coding sequence ATGACGACAAACACACCCGCATGCCCGCAATGCTCCTTGGAAGAAACACACCTGGAAGGTGGGCAGTATGTCTGCGACACCTGCGGGTATGAATGGCCCGCCGACGCGGTGGAAACCCCGGCGGAGGACGACAGCGTGCGCGACGCCAATGGCGTTGCCCTGGCCGATGGGGACACGGTTGTCCTTGTCAAAGACCTTAAGGTCAAAGGCTCTTCCACCACATTGAAGGTGGGCACCAAAATCAAGAACATCCGCCTGCGGGGCGGGGACCACGCGGTGGAAGCCGGGGGGTATATGCTCAAGGCCGATTTTCTGCGTAAGGCGTAA
- a CDS encoding gamma-glutamyltransferase family protein produces MLHTSHATRGMVTSPHHLASQAGLDILKKGGTALEAVVATAATLSAVYPHMTGLGGDAFWLIAYPDGRTCVIDACGAAAGQASLALYDKAGHTTIPWRGGLAANSMAGAVSGWREALRLSARLQPTLPLQDLLRDATYYAEQGYAVSDSEAALLREKQAELATNPAFMAAYAGVDSLVAHGDIRRNPALGRTLRQLAEQGLDSFYTGPLAQALCADLAESGSPLRLEDFAGHRATLTSPLHTTIRGSTLYNTPPPTQGVASLAILKIFDDLPAEDAESFAHIHGLVEATKKAFLFRNAHVGDPAYMTECAQSFLNDTQQIKQLARAINMHEAMPWPAPSQQGDTTWMGAIDASGVAVSMIQSLYFEFGSGVFLPNTGLIWQNRGSSFQLSETGWNALKPGRKPFHTLNPAMARFEDGRTMVYGTMGGEGQPQTQAAIFSRYARYGTPLQQAVTAPRWLLGRTWGMESVSLKIESNFSPTVIQQLRDAGHTVELVAPFSAMMGHAGAVVRHGNGLLEGASDPRSDGCVAAF; encoded by the coding sequence ATGCTTCATACATCTCATGCAACACGCGGCATGGTTACCTCGCCGCACCATCTGGCCAGCCAGGCTGGGCTGGATATTCTTAAAAAGGGTGGTACGGCGCTGGAGGCTGTGGTGGCAACAGCGGCAACACTGTCGGCTGTCTACCCCCATATGACCGGTCTGGGGGGGGATGCCTTCTGGCTGATTGCCTACCCTGATGGCCGTACATGCGTGATCGACGCCTGCGGGGCGGCGGCGGGGCAGGCCTCGTTGGCGCTTTATGACAAGGCGGGCCACACGACCATACCGTGGCGCGGCGGGCTTGCGGCCAACAGCATGGCGGGGGCTGTGTCCGGCTGGCGGGAGGCCCTGCGGCTGAGTGCGCGCCTCCAGCCCACCCTGCCGTTGCAGGACCTGTTGCGTGACGCCACCTATTATGCCGAGCAGGGCTATGCCGTCTCGGACAGTGAGGCCGCACTCCTGCGGGAAAAACAGGCTGAGCTGGCCACAAACCCTGCGTTTATGGCTGCCTATGCCGGGGTAGACAGCCTTGTGGCGCATGGGGATATCCGGCGCAATCCCGCACTGGGCCGCACTTTGCGGCAACTGGCAGAGCAGGGGCTGGACAGTTTTTACACCGGCCCTCTGGCGCAGGCCCTGTGTGCCGACCTGGCAGAGAGTGGCAGCCCCCTGCGGCTGGAGGATTTTGCAGGCCACCGCGCAACCCTGACCTCGCCGCTGCACACCACCATCCGGGGGAGCACGCTGTACAATACACCGCCCCCGACACAGGGTGTTGCGTCCCTTGCCATTCTCAAGATTTTTGATGATCTGCCCGCGGAGGATGCCGAAAGCTTTGCCCATATCCACGGGTTGGTGGAAGCGACGAAAAAGGCGTTTCTGTTCCGCAATGCCCATGTGGGTGATCCGGCCTACATGACCGAGTGCGCGCAGAGTTTTCTGAACGACACGCAGCAGATCAAACAGCTTGCCCGTGCCATTAACATGCACGAAGCCATGCCATGGCCTGCTCCCTCCCAGCAGGGAGATACAACATGGATGGGCGCGATTGATGCCTCGGGCGTTGCGGTCAGCATGATCCAGAGCCTGTATTTTGAATTCGGGTCGGGTGTGTTTTTGCCCAATACGGGCCTGATCTGGCAAAACAGGGGCTCTTCTTTCCAACTGTCTGAAACCGGCTGGAATGCGCTCAAGCCGGGGCGCAAGCCCTTCCACACTCTTAACCCGGCCATGGCCCGTTTTGAGGATGGCCGGACGATGGTGTACGGCACCATGGGGGGCGAGGGCCAGCCACAGACACAGGCCGCTATTTTCTCACGCTATGCGCGGTATGGCACCCCATTGCAGCAGGCGGTGACGGCCCCGCGCTGGTTGCTGGGCCGCACATGGGGGATGGAAAGTGTGTCGCTTAAAATAGAGAGCAACTTTTCCCCCACTGTTATCCAGCAACTGCGCGACGCGGGCCATACTGTTGAACTGGTTGCACCGTTTTCGGCCATGATGGGCCATGCCGGTGCTGTGGTGCGGCATGGCAATGGCCTGCTGGAAGGGGCGAGCGACCCCAGAAGTGACGGTTGCGTGGCTGCATTTTAA
- a CDS encoding DEAD/DEAH box helicase: MSITFTDLSLAPPLLRTLEDEGYTAPTPIQAGSIPFLLDGRDLLGMAQTGTGKTASFALPLLHRLAASPRPAPAGGARILVLAPTRELVSQIADGFERFGRYMQPRVTTIFGGVSQMHQVNALKDGVDIIVAAPGRLLDLVEQGLCDLSQLEALVLDEADQMLDMGFAKPIERIVATLPKDRHTVLFSATMPKSIAALAESLLQDPAKVEIAPPSTTVDRIEQSVMFVNAADKKDALLSLLRTPDIGQAVVFTLQKNIANEVCAFITEAGITAEALHGNKSQGQRERALDAFRSGAAQVLVATDIAARGIDVDTVTHVFNHDLPSLPESYVHRIGRTGRAGRSGFAITLCDAEQRAWLHDVEREIGRTLDVHADHPWHSEEARHSTMRAPVLGGGPVKQIKPQKVRERKIWTEEEKNAARAAAKKTA, from the coding sequence ATGTCCATCACTTTTACCGACCTTTCCCTCGCCCCACCCCTGCTGCGCACTCTGGAGGATGAGGGCTATACCGCCCCCACCCCCATTCAGGCCGGGTCCATCCCCTTCCTGCTGGACGGGCGCGACCTGCTGGGCATGGCCCAGACGGGCACGGGCAAAACGGCCTCCTTTGCGCTGCCGCTGCTGCACCGCCTTGCGGCATCCCCCCGCCCGGCCCCTGCGGGTGGCGCGCGCATACTGGTGCTGGCCCCCACGCGTGAGCTGGTGTCGCAGATTGCTGACGGGTTCGAGCGTTTTGGCCGCTACATGCAACCGCGTGTGACCACCATTTTTGGCGGCGTCAGCCAGATGCATCAGGTCAATGCGCTCAAGGACGGTGTGGACATTATTGTGGCCGCCCCCGGCCGCCTGCTGGACCTGGTCGAGCAGGGCCTGTGCGACCTGTCACAGCTTGAAGCGCTGGTGCTGGATGAAGCCGACCAGATGCTGGACATGGGCTTTGCCAAACCGATCGAGCGTATTGTGGCAACGCTGCCCAAGGACCGGCACACCGTGCTGTTTTCGGCCACGATGCCCAAGTCCATTGCCGCACTGGCCGAAAGCCTGCTGCAAGACCCCGCAAAGGTCGAGATTGCCCCACCGTCAACCACGGTTGACCGGATCGAGCAGTCGGTCATGTTCGTCAACGCGGCTGATAAAAAAGACGCCCTCCTCTCGCTCCTGCGCACGCCAGACATCGGGCAGGCCGTGGTCTTTACCCTGCAAAAGAACATTGCCAACGAGGTCTGCGCCTTTATTACCGAAGCAGGCATTACGGCCGAGGCCCTGCACGGCAACAAGTCCCAGGGGCAGCGCGAGCGTGCACTGGATGCCTTCCGCTCCGGGGCAGCGCAGGTTCTGGTCGCCACCGACATTGCCGCGCGCGGGATTGATGTTGATACCGTCACGCATGTTTTCAACCATGATCTGCCAAGCCTGCCAGAAAGCTACGTGCACCGCATTGGCCGCACGGGCCGTGCAGGGCGCAGCGGCTTTGCCATAACCCTGTGCGATGCCGAACAGCGCGCCTGGCTGCATGATGTAGAGCGTGAAATCGGCCGCACTCTGGACGTGCATGCCGACCACCCGTGGCATTCGGAAGAGGCACGCCACTCCACCATGCGCGCCCCCGTGCTGGGTGGGGGGCCGGTCAAGCAGATCAAGCCGCAGAAAGTCCGCGAGCGCAAAATCTGGACCGAGGAAGAAAAGAACGCCGCCCGCGCAGCCGCCAAAAAAACAGCCTGA
- a CDS encoding DUF6525 family protein, with product MPDPQTGNERTIRHEIWQRFSGDDWAAFDALPATVRQRVADHAYDAWSVNVMILWQRYKRLYGRTPRAERALIRYLDYCERLEREAFAQRYAQTHGGVLPHDAAAGTVLRARA from the coding sequence ATGCCTGACCCCCAGACCGGCAACGAGCGTACAATCCGGCATGAAATCTGGCAGCGCTTCAGTGGGGATGACTGGGCCGCGTTTGACGCCCTGCCAGCCACGGTGCGCCAGCGGGTTGCCGATCATGCGTATGATGCGTGGTCGGTAAATGTCATGATCCTGTGGCAGCGTTACAAGCGACTGTATGGCCGCACGCCCAGAGCCGAGCGCGCGCTGATCCGCTATCTGGATTATTGCGAACGGCTGGAGCGTGAGGCCTTTGCCCAGCGTTACGCCCAGACCCACGGCGGAGTGCTGCCGCATGATGCCGCGGCAGGCACAGTCCTGCGCGCCAGAGCATAG
- a CDS encoding bile acid:sodium symporter family protein produces the protein MRKLDPFLLSLIGAVTLATVLPCQGIATTVLEYLTDACIMVMFFMQGLKLERRAIWENMRNWKLQGLVLVCTFALFPALGLGLHLVAPGLMEQSTWLGVLFLCCLPSTVQSSIALTSLANGNIAASICAATLSNIMGIFITPVLVSLVLHRHGVWSAQAIGGIAVQLLLPFLAGQMFQPILHKWAHRHKKLISITDRSSILLVVYTAFSHAVVEGIWRQLSLRHIATLIVVDTALLVSVLVVTLLVSRMAGFASRDEVSLILCGSKKSLASGVPMANVLFPASAAGFVILPLILYHQIQLFLCTLIARHYHNKHLADV, from the coding sequence ATGCGTAAGCTCGACCCTTTTCTACTGTCGCTGATCGGGGCTGTAACCCTGGCAACGGTTCTGCCGTGCCAGGGGATTGCCACCACGGTTTTGGAGTATCTGACCGATGCCTGCATCATGGTCATGTTCTTCATGCAGGGGCTTAAGCTGGAGCGGCGGGCAATCTGGGAGAATATGCGGAATTGGAAGTTGCAGGGGCTGGTGCTGGTCTGCACGTTTGCGCTCTTTCCCGCTCTTGGGCTGGGGCTGCATCTGGTAGCCCCCGGTCTGATGGAGCAGAGCACATGGCTGGGGGTGCTGTTTCTGTGCTGTCTGCCGTCCACCGTGCAGTCGTCCATTGCGCTCACGTCGCTGGCTAATGGCAATATTGCGGCCTCGATCTGTGCGGCAACGCTGTCCAATATCATGGGTATTTTTATAACCCCTGTTCTGGTCTCGCTTGTTCTGCACAGGCACGGGGTCTGGTCGGCGCAGGCCATTGGGGGCATTGCGGTGCAGCTTCTGTTGCCATTTCTGGCGGGGCAGATGTTCCAGCCCATTCTGCACAAATGGGCGCACCGTCATAAAAAGCTTATCTCCATTACGGACCGCTCCTCCATCCTCCTTGTTGTCTATACCGCCTTCAGCCACGCTGTGGTGGAGGGGATCTGGCGGCAGCTTTCCCTGCGCCATATTGCAACCCTGATTGTGGTTGATACGGCGTTGCTGGTATCGGTGCTGGTCGTCACCTTGCTGGTCAGCCGGATGGCGGGCTTTGCCAGCCGGGACGAGGTATCGTTGATCCTGTGCGGGTCTAAAAAATCACTCGCCTCTGGTGTGCCCATGGCCAATGTGCTCTTTCCTGCCTCGGCGGCTGGTTTTGTTATTTTGCCTCTTATTCTTTACCATCAGATCCAGCTTTTTCTCTGTACTCTGATCGCACGCCACTATCACAACAAACATCTTGCGGACGTCTGA
- a CDS encoding DUF1826 domain-containing protein, whose product MRQACPTRQHLAIPAPLHAITCPDHSITQEPRQLGAELHHAAQLWVAQGPDLFLSRGSVEMLETELQPLMPGPLHPLLADMLALARRYQRLSGTAELRFRLEKITHDSCSRFHVDNVPLRLLCTYTGPGVQWKQPESDTIHTTPTGWLSLLKGRQYPNWSASTAVLHRSPPLSGLATPVTRLLLTLDHPDACGMAVPHATPEEQ is encoded by the coding sequence ATGCGCCAGGCCTGCCCAACACGCCAGCACCTTGCCATACCGGCACCGCTGCATGCCATTACCTGCCCCGACCACAGTATCACGCAGGAACCACGCCAGCTTGGGGCCGAGCTGCACCATGCGGCCCAGCTCTGGGTGGCTCAGGGGCCGGACCTTTTTTTAAGCCGTGGCAGTGTGGAAATGCTCGAAACCGAGCTGCAACCCCTTATGCCCGGCCCGCTGCACCCGCTGCTGGCCGACATGCTGGCCCTTGCCCGCCGGTACCAGCGCCTGTCAGGCACGGCGGAGCTCCGCTTTCGGCTGGAAAAAATCACCCATGACAGTTGCAGCCGCTTTCATGTTGATAACGTGCCCCTGCGCCTGCTGTGCACCTACACCGGCCCCGGCGTGCAGTGGAAACAGCCCGAGTCCGACACCATCCACACCACCCCCACAGGCTGGCTGAGCCTGCTCAAGGGGCGGCAATACCCCAACTGGTCTGCCAGCACGGCGGTGCTGCACCGCTCCCCCCCGCTGTCGGGGCTGGCCACGCCTGTGACCCGGCTGCTGCTGACACTGGACCACCCCGACGCCTGCGGCATGGCCGTGCCACACGCCACCCCAGAGGAACAGTAA
- the zigA gene encoding zinc metallochaperone GTPase ZigA, giving the protein MADKLPVTVLSGFLGAGKTTLLNHVLNNREGRRVAVIVNDMSEVNIDADLVRGGGNLSRTDETLVEMSNGCICCTLRDDLLQEVRRLAEEGRFDYLLIESTGIAEPLPVAATFEFRDEAGQSLSDIARLDTMVTVVDAVNLLRDYASTDFLRDRGETAGEDDDRALVDLLVEQIEFADVVVLNKVSTATPDQREAARQIIQALNADADIVEADMGRVPCARILDTHRFDYDKAHQHPLWYKELFESHDHVPETEEYGIRSFVWRARRPLVPERFKAFIDSMWPGVVRAKGHFWLATRPQWVGELGQAGALVRTQALGRWWVAIAQSQWPDNAAWREMIEARWDQTYGDRRQEIVFIGTADMDEAAITAALNACLVPDLGQTTFDPLLFAHLPDPFPLWGQQEALEHA; this is encoded by the coding sequence ATGGCCGACAAACTTCCTGTCACGGTTCTTTCGGGTTTTCTGGGGGCCGGAAAGACAACACTGCTCAATCATGTGCTGAACAACCGCGAAGGGCGGCGCGTGGCGGTGATTGTCAATGACATGAGCGAGGTCAACATCGACGCGGATCTGGTGCGCGGTGGTGGCAACCTGTCGCGCACCGATGAAACCCTGGTGGAGATGAGCAACGGCTGCATCTGCTGCACCCTGCGCGACGACCTGCTGCAGGAAGTGCGGCGGCTGGCGGAGGAAGGGCGGTTTGACTACCTGCTGATAGAATCAACAGGCATTGCCGAACCCCTGCCCGTGGCCGCCACCTTTGAGTTCCGTGACGAGGCCGGGCAGAGCCTGTCCGACATTGCGCGGCTGGATACGATGGTCACGGTGGTGGATGCGGTTAACCTGCTGCGGGACTATGCCTCGACCGACTTCCTGCGGGACCGGGGGGAAACCGCAGGCGAGGACGATGACCGCGCGCTGGTGGACCTGCTGGTGGAGCAGATTGAATTTGCCGATGTGGTGGTGCTGAACAAGGTGTCCACCGCCACCCCGGACCAGCGCGAGGCCGCCCGCCAGATCATTCAGGCGTTGAACGCCGATGCGGATATTGTCGAGGCAGATATGGGCCGCGTGCCGTGTGCGCGTATTCTGGACACGCACCGCTTTGATTACGACAAGGCCCACCAGCACCCCTTGTGGTACAAGGAACTGTTTGAATCCCACGACCATGTTCCCGAAACCGAGGAATACGGGATCCGCAGCTTTGTCTGGCGTGCGCGCCGCCCGCTGGTGCCAGAGCGTTTCAAGGCGTTTATTGACAGCATGTGGCCCGGAGTCGTGCGCGCCAAGGGGCATTTCTGGCTGGCCACCCGCCCGCAATGGGTGGGGGAACTGGGGCAGGCTGGCGCTCTTGTGCGCACGCAGGCACTGGGGCGCTGGTGGGTGGCCATTGCCCAGTCCCAGTGGCCTGACAACGCCGCCTGGCGGGAAATGATCGAGGCCCGCTGGGACCAGACCTACGGCGACCGGCGGCAGGAAATTGTGTTTATCGGCACGGCGGATATGGACGAGGCCGCCATCACCGCCGCACTCAATGCCTGCCTGGTGCCCGATCTGGGGCAGACCACGTTTGACCCGTTGCTGTTTGCCCATCTGCCCGACCCGTTCCCGCTCTGGGGGCAGCAGGAGGCGCTGGAACATGCCTGA
- a CDS encoding LysR family transcriptional regulator: MLDKYNLDLNHLRSFLAVAETLHFTSAAHLRGVSQSTISLHIHRLEEALGASLLSRSTKVVELTQTGHALIRLAQETLQSHDRIFELSAHFKAQSHIRIGLTEDLVLSEFPLVLRNFRNQHHQTQVSLTTGLSHTLRTRLGNGDIDLMFGMQGPNETHGTLLWQEKLKWYMHPEETLNKKKSIPLVVFPEGSVTRRIALETLNRHNIDWHIAFCSDSLSALLGAVKAGYGCTLQPSFLQRSALASPIIMPDLPEPPPVGFVALNNRQEFSSLENMLIQETKDAFPT, from the coding sequence ATGCTCGATAAATATAATCTGGACCTGAACCATCTGAGGTCTTTTCTGGCTGTGGCAGAGACCCTGCACTTTACGTCGGCAGCTCATCTGCGCGGTGTCAGTCAGTCGACCATCAGCCTGCATATTCATCGTCTGGAGGAAGCTCTGGGGGCTTCTCTGCTCTCGCGCTCGACCAAAGTTGTGGAATTAACACAGACAGGCCATGCCCTTATCCGGCTTGCTCAGGAAACATTGCAGTCCCACGACCGTATTTTTGAACTCTCTGCCCATTTTAAAGCCCAGAGCCATATTAGAATTGGCCTGACAGAAGATCTCGTTCTTTCGGAATTCCCTCTTGTTTTAAGGAATTTTCGTAACCAGCATCACCAGACACAGGTCAGCCTGACCACCGGGCTCAGCCACACGCTGCGCACCCGCCTGGGCAACGGGGATATTGACCTGATGTTTGGCATGCAAGGCCCCAATGAGACCCACGGCACCCTTTTGTGGCAGGAGAAACTGAAGTGGTACATGCACCCAGAAGAGACCCTGAACAAAAAGAAGTCGATACCACTTGTTGTTTTCCCGGAAGGGAGTGTGACGCGCCGTATCGCGTTGGAAACACTCAACCGCCACAATATCGACTGGCATATTGCATTTTGTAGCGACAGCCTGAGCGCGCTCCTTGGTGCTGTCAAAGCCGGGTATGGCTGCACCCTCCAGCCCAGCTTTTTGCAGCGCAGTGCTCTTGCGTCGCCCATTATCATGCCAGATCTGCCAGAACCGCCGCCTGTCGGTTTTGTCGCGCTGAATAACAGACAGGAATTCAGCTCCCTCGAAAACATGCTGATACAGGAAACGAAAGACGCTTTCCCGACCTGA
- the oxlT gene encoding oxalate/formate MFS antiporter: protein MIAVKWQQMIAGLLCMGAISSPQYVWTLFTPVLKVDFSASAAALQVTFSLLIVLQTLFSPIQGWIAKHIHPRSLIMAGIVLTGASWIATAQVHSLTMLYLTYGGLGGIGTGIVYVGVVSLLMQWFPKNRGMAAGAAAAGYGMGAMVTTFPISHLLAASGWRTTMLVFGFVMMAAGVLAAFFLKTPLATQSEQEPSGIGFTTSYVVKTPLFWLMFFMMATMATSGLMVTSQLAQIASDFGVAHLSILGMAALPLAMTLDRIANGVTRPLFGWVSDRMGREQTMAFAFTLEAIALTCWLALSNHPVAFVLLSGVVFLGWGEIFSLFPATLTDTFGTRDASRNYGLLYMAQGVGAIFGGPLAAWLHQTSGNWHLVFGLAIGGDLLTALLAFAVLRPMRRRFMQGHGHA from the coding sequence ATGATTGCAGTAAAATGGCAGCAGATGATTGCCGGTCTCCTGTGCATGGGGGCCATATCATCCCCACAATATGTGTGGACCCTGTTTACCCCGGTGCTCAAGGTGGACTTTAGCGCCAGTGCGGCCGCGCTCCAGGTGACATTTTCGTTGCTGATTGTGCTGCAAACGCTTTTTTCGCCCATTCAGGGGTGGATCGCCAAACACATTCACCCGCGCAGTCTGATTATGGCGGGTATTGTGCTGACCGGCGCAAGCTGGATTGCCACCGCACAGGTGCATAGCCTGACCATGCTGTACCTGACTTATGGCGGCCTGGGCGGTATTGGCACGGGTATTGTGTATGTGGGGGTTGTCTCCCTGCTGATGCAGTGGTTCCCCAAAAACCGGGGCATGGCGGCGGGGGCTGCGGCAGCGGGGTATGGCATGGGGGCGATGGTGACGACGTTTCCCATTTCCCACCTTCTGGCGGCATCGGGCTGGCGTACAACCATGCTGGTGTTTGGGTTTGTGATGATGGCAGCCGGGGTGCTGGCGGCCTTTTTCCTCAAAACACCGCTGGCCACCCAGAGCGAGCAGGAACCTAGCGGCATTGGGTTTACAACATCATACGTTGTAAAAACCCCTCTGTTCTGGTTGATGTTTTTTATGATGGCGACCATGGCAACCTCTGGCCTGATGGTGACATCCCAACTGGCCCAGATTGCGTCGGACTTTGGGGTGGCGCATCTGAGCATTCTGGGCATGGCGGCACTGCCCCTTGCCATGACGCTGGACCGCATTGCCAACGGGGTAACCCGCCCGCTGTTTGGCTGGGTTTCCGACCGGATGGGGCGTGAGCAGACCATGGCGTTTGCTTTTACGCTGGAGGCTATTGCGCTGACATGCTGGCTGGCGCTGTCAAACCACCCTGTTGCGTTTGTGCTTTTGTCTGGCGTGGTTTTTCTGGGCTGGGGCGAAATTTTCTCCCTCTTCCCCGCAACGCTGACCGATACGTTTGGCACGCGTGATGCGTCGCGCAATTATGGGCTGCTGTATATGGCCCAGGGTGTTGGTGCCATTTTTGGTGGCCCGCTTGCCGCATGGCTGCACCAGACCAGCGGGAACTGGCACCTTGTGTTTGGCCTTGCGATCGGGGGCGACCTGCTGACAGCCCTGCTGGCCTTTGCCGTGCTGCGGCCCATGCGCCGCCGTTTTATGCAGGGCCATGGTCATGCGTAA
- a CDS encoding carbohydrate porin: protein MTVHSPPIKRSGSVLSWCALALLSAAPAYAAQTPSQQDASAPNMVVHGKRLDDILARSMTDPSVPAYVPVNSTPAGVPAAPSAKSASSNTPQPYLFSMHTKPVMSAGKYLARNGVYITGWSVSEYSGVPAGGIKHGSFFNNFAGLGVDLDMQRIAHIPGAKIHFLADDVAGNGRAGGYTGSNWGFVSYYGNHNGFQVREFTWDQALFHDRLFILAGRSMPKGGEFDGSDLYCMFPSFLCSVPTTLTVNGSMPSFVTSSWGARILYKPTDKTYIKTGIWEAEPWLKAGNHNSWPGPDWGFDKAQGEYIPTEVGYRTNFSNDRYPRAYDLGFVYDTASYSDPLYNNRGQSRPLYGGTAMNRRGRTQLYLQAQQMIWKPEEKGTRGLILFGAANLMTSGDATIQDGFVAGVFDWGPFASRPRDYIGLVGQTFLWNSRFVKGMNDTLSAHGSNARWAKQETMAEINYGLNIAPGVMFTPYFEYIWNPDQLGRKSIIPNLNTAVQAGAMLNIQFSPAFGLPTLHRTRN from the coding sequence ATGACAGTTCATTCACCCCCGATCAAACGTTCCGGTTCCGTATTATCCTGGTGTGCCCTGGCGTTGCTGAGTGCCGCACCCGCCTATGCGGCCCAGACCCCGAGCCAGCAGGATGCGTCCGCCCCCAACATGGTGGTGCATGGTAAACGGCTGGACGATATTCTGGCCCGGTCCATGACAGACCCGTCCGTGCCCGCTTATGTGCCCGTTAACAGCACACCTGCGGGTGTGCCTGCCGCCCCGTCTGCCAAAAGTGCAAGCTCCAACACGCCGCAGCCGTATCTATTTTCCATGCATACCAAGCCGGTCATGTCGGCTGGGAAATATCTGGCGCGCAATGGGGTTTATATTACCGGCTGGAGCGTGTCCGAATATTCGGGCGTGCCTGCGGGCGGAATCAAACATGGTTCGTTCTTCAACAACTTTGCCGGTCTGGGTGTGGATCTGGATATGCAGCGTATTGCTCATATTCCGGGGGCCAAAATCCATTTTCTGGCAGATGATGTCGCAGGAAATGGCCGGGCAGGGGGGTATACGGGTTCCAACTGGGGCTTTGTGTCCTACTACGGCAACCACAATGGCTTTCAGGTCAGAGAATTTACGTGGGATCAGGCGCTGTTCCATGACCGCCTGTTCATTCTGGCTGGGCGCTCCATGCCAAAAGGGGGGGAGTTTGACGGCTCCGACCTGTATTGCATGTTCCCCTCGTTTCTGTGTTCCGTGCCAACCACGCTGACGGTCAACGGCTCCATGCCGTCGTTTGTGACATCGTCGTGGGGGGCGCGTATCCTGTATAAGCCAACCGACAAAACCTATATCAAAACAGGGATATGGGAGGCCGAACCCTGGCTTAAAGCAGGCAACCACAATAGCTGGCCCGGCCCGGACTGGGGTTTTGACAAGGCACAGGGGGAATATATTCCCACCGAGGTTGGCTACCGCACCAACTTTAGCAATGACCGCTATCCCCGCGCGTATGACCTTGGGTTTGTTTACGATACTGCTAGCTATTCTGACCCACTATACAATAACCGTGGTCAGTCTCGGCCCTTGTATGGCGGCACCGCCATGAACCGCCGTGGCCGTACGCAGCTTTATTTGCAGGCCCAGCAGATGATCTGGAAGCCGGAGGAAAAGGGAACCCGTGGGCTTATCCTGTTTGGGGCCGCCAACCTGATGACCTCGGGCGATGCGACCATTCAGGACGGGTTTGTTGCCGGTGTGTTTGACTGGGGGCCGTTTGCCTCCCGCCCGCGGGACTATATTGGCCTGGTTGGTCAAACCTTTTTGTGGAACAGCCGTTTTGTAAAAGGGATGAACGATACCCTGAGTGCCCATGGCAGCAACGCGCGCTGGGCCAAGCAGGAAACCATGGCGGAAATAAACTATGGTTTGAATATTGCACCCGGGGTGATGTTCACCCCGTATTTTGAATACATCTGGAACCCTGACCAGTTGGGCCGCAAGAGCATTATCCCCAACCTCAATACGGCCGTGCAGGCGGGGGCCATGCTCAATATCCAGTTCAGCCCCGCCTTTGGTCTGCCCACCCTGCACCGGACGCGTAATTAA